GGCCGACAAGGAGTTCGTCCGCCGCTGGTACCCGCAGGCCGAGACGCCCGGCCCGCGCGAGCTGGTGCCCTTCCGTTCGGTTCCGCTGCGGCTGGGCCCGGCGGAGCAGGCCGACTTCGTCGTCGAGCCGCCCGAGACGCGCGAGTACACGGTGGGCACGTTCGGCGACAGCGACACCGTCGTGGTGGTCTTCGAGGAGCGCGACGGGGAGCCGCGCTACCTCACCGCCCAGGACGACGGCGGCACCCCGCACAACGCCACGCTCAAGGCGCGCCTCGTCAAGGGCCGCCGCTATTTCGTCCGGGTACGCCTCTATACCGGCTGGGGGTCGGGGGAGACAGCGGTCATGTGCTGGTGACGGCACGGATCCGCTGACGTGCGCGGACGGGACAGTCCACAGTCCGGCGCCGGGGAAGTGGCCGGGAAACGCCACCTTCGGGGGAGGGTGACGATTCCCGGCCACGCCGGCGTCCGCCTGCCCGTCACTTCACGACGCGATCCGTCCGGCCGGTGTCTCGTCCGGGTGTGCCAGGCCGAGGTGGTCGCGCAGGGTCGTGCCCTCGTACTCGGTGCGGAACACGCCCCGTTCCTGGAGCAGCGGGACGACCTTGTCGGCGAACTCGTCCAGGCCCGTCGGCGTGATGTGCGGGACGAGGATGAAGCCGTCACTGGCGTCGGCCTGCACGAAGTCGTCGATGGTCGTGGCGAGGGTGGCCGGGGAGCCGACGAAGTTCTGCCGGTTTCCGGTGTTGATGACCAGGTCGCGGATGGACCACTTGTTGGCCGCGGCCAGTTCGCGCCACTCGCGGGCGGTGGCGACCGGGTCCCGGTACATGCGGACCTGGGCGCGGCCCTGGGAGATGTGGTCGTCGCCGACGTCCGGGTCGATGTCGGGAAGGGGGCCTTCCGGATCGTAGGCGGACAGGTCCCGGTTCCAGACGAACTCCAGGTGCTTGAGTGCGGTGGCTCCGCTGACCTGCTGACGGCGCACCTCACGGGCGAGTTCCTCGGCCTCGGCGTCGGTGTCGGCGAGTGCGAAGGTCGCGGCGGGCAGGATGAGCAGTTGGTCGGGGCGGCGGCCGTACTTGGCCATGCGGGACTTCACGTCCGTGTAGAAGGCCCGGCCCGCCTCCAGGGTGCCGTGCCGGCTGAAGATGGCGTCGGCCTCCGCGGCGGCGAACTCGCGGCCCTCCTCGGAGTCACCGGCCTGGAAGACGACCGGGCGGCCCTGCGGCGAACGCGGGACGTTGAACTGTCCGTGGATGTCGAAGTGCTGCCCGGTGTGGACGAAGGCTCCGGCTTTGGCGTCCCGCAGGAAGGTGCCGGTCTCCTGGTCGGCGATGATCTCGTCGCCGTGCCAGGAGTCGAAGAGTTCGCCCGCCGTGGCGAGGAACTCCTTGGCGCGGGAGTAGCGCTCGTCCTGCGGCAGGAAGCCGCCGCGGCGGAAGTTCTCGCCGGTGAACGCGTCCCAGGAGGTGACGACGTTCCAGGCGGAGCGGCCGCCGGAGAGGTGGTCGAGGCTGGCGAACTGGCGGGCGACCTCGTAGGGCTCGTTGAAGGTGGAGTTGATGGTGCCGGTCAGTCCGAGGTGCTCGGTGACGGCGGCCAGCGCGGCGAGGACGGTGAAGGTGTCCGGCCGGCCCACGACGTCCAGGTCGTAGATGTGTCCGCCCTGTTCACGGAGTCTGAGTCCTTCGGCGAGGAACAGGAAGTCGAACTTGGCGCGTTCGGCTGTCCGCGCGAAATGGGCGAAGGAACTGAACTCTATGTGGCTGCCGGCCCGCGGGTCGCTCCACACGGTGGTGTTGTTGACGCCGGGGAAGTGGGCGGCCAGGTGGATCTGCTTCAGGGGTTTGGTCATGGCTGCGGTCCTTTCCGGCTCAGGCTGCGGTGTAGCGGTTGGCGGGGCGGGCCAGGCCCAGCAGACCGCGCAGGGTGTCGGCCTCGTAGGCACGGCGGAAGGCGCCCCGGCGCTGGAGTTCGGGTACGAGTCCCCTGGTGATCGCCGGCAGGTCGTGTCCCGCGACGGCGGGCCGGAGCCGGAACCCGGAGAGCCCCGCGCCCTGCAACTCCTGCAGAAGGTCGGCGAGTTGGGCGGGCGTACCGGCGAAGGTCAGGGCGTCACTCGTGTACGGCTGTCCCGCGAGCTCGTCGAGCCGCTCCCGGCGTGCGGTCGCGGCGCCCGGGTCGTCGTCGAGGAGGACGAGCAGGTCGCCGAAGACATGCAGGGGTTCGGCGGCCCGCCCGGCCGCGTTCTGCTCGGCCCGGATCTGGGCGACGATCGCGCGCGCCTCGTCGGCGTCGTACGGGGTGACGTAGCCGATGTCGGCGGCGCGGGCGACGAGCCGGTAGGGGACGGTGTCGTGGGCGAGGGCGCTGACGATCGGCTGGCCCTGCGGTGGGCGGGGTGTGATGGACGGGCCCTTGACGCTGAAGTGCCTGCCCTCGAAGTCGATGTAGTGCAGTTTGTCGCGGTCGATGAAGCGGCCGGTGGTGGTGTCCCGGATCTCGGCGTCGTCCTCCCAGCTGTCCCAGAGCCGGCGGACCGCTTCCACATGGTCGGCGGTCTCGTCGAACAGGTCGGTCACCACGTCCTGGGTGGCGGGGCTGTCGTAGGCCTCGATGCGGGCGATGGTGCGGCGGCCGAAGTGCGCGGCCTCGTTGGGGCGGGCGGTGAGCTGCACCCGCAGGCCTGCGCGGCCGGTGCTGACGTGGTCGAGGGTGGCGATGGCCTTGGATATGTGGAACGGCTCCGTGTGTGTGGATACCACTGTCGGCACCAGACCTATGTGCCGGGTCAGTGGCGCCACTCGGGAGGCGACGAGGACGGCGTCGAGGCGGCCGCGTACCTGGTCGGTGCGCTCGTCCGGGTCCAGGAAGTGGGAGGACTGGAGGCCGAGGCCGTCCTCGATGGTCACGAAGTCGAGGAGTCCTCGCTCGGCCTCGGTGACCAGGTCGGCCCAGTAGGCGGCGGTGAACAGGTCGCGCGGCCGGGCCACCGGCTCCCGCCAGGAGGCGGGGTGCCAGCCGGTGCCGTCCAGGGCGACGGCGAGATGCAGGGCGGAAGAAGGGGTCGGGGACACGGGTCGGTGCCTTCCTGGAGGTCCGTGACGGGAAGCGGACGACGGTCGGTCAGGAGTTGTCGAGCGGCAGTCCGGGCGGGTTGACCTCCGACTTGGACACGGCCTCGTTGGAGAGGTTCCAGGCGGCGAGCCACTTCGCGTACTGGCCGTTGTCGATCAGGTGGTTGATCGCGGCGGCGAGGGGTTCGGCGAGGCCGCTGTCCTTCTTGGCGGTCGCGGCGATCAGGCCCTGGAGACTCGCCCCGGCGCCGGAGAACTGGCCGGCGATCCTGGTCGGGGTGGGCGTGCTCGCGGTCTGTGTGACGTGGTAGGAGAGGTTGGGGCTCGGGCCGAAGTAGGCGTCGATCTTGCCGCTGTTGAGGGCCAGGTAGGTGCTGTTGCTGTCCTGGAAGTACTTGACGGTCAGCTTCTTGCCCTCCTTCTCCAGCCTGCTCTTCCACTCCAGCAGGATGCGTTCCTGGTTGGTGCCGGCGCCGACGGAGACGGTCTTGCCCGCGAGGACCTCGTAGTCGCCGTCGAAGGCGAACTCGGAGTCCTTGAGCGCTTCGAAGGCGAGGTCGTCCTTGCGGTAGGAGGCGAACTCGTACTTCTGCTTGCGCTCCTCGGTGTCGGTGATGTTCGAGAAGCCGACGTTCACCTTGCCGCTGTCGATGCCGACGAAGAGGTTCTCCCAGGTGAACCGCTTGACCTCGGGTTCGAGGCCGAGGACGGCCGCGACCAGCCGGGCCAGGTCGATCTCGGAGCCGGTGAGGGTCTTCTGGTCGCTGCCCACGAAGCCCAGCGGCGGCGCGCCGGAGGGCAGGGTGCCGGAGCCGATCACCAGCTTGCCGCTCTTCCTGACGTCGTCGGGCAGCTGGTCGCTGATGGACTTCACCTCGGTGACCTTGAGGGTGGCTTCCTTGGCGGCGCCGTTGGACAGGGTGCCGACGGTGACCGTGCCGGCACTGTCGTTCGTCCGGGTGGCGGCGTCGCTGTCACCACCGCAGGCGGCGAGCCCGGTGGCGAGGGTGGCGACGGCGGTCGCCGCGGTGATGCCGCGTATCAGGCTGCGTCGGGTGAGGTGCGTGGGCATGGCCGTCCTTGGTGTTCGAGAGGGTGGTGAGGTGGGGCGTGGGGGGAGTTCGTGGGGAGCGGTGGGCTCAGAGGACCTTGCTGAGGAAGTCCCTGGTCCGCTCGTGCCGTGGCTTGTCGAGGACTTCGGAGGGCGGGCCCTGCTCGACGATCCGGCCGCCGTCGATGAACACGACCCGGTCGGCGATCTCGCGGGCGAAGCCGATCTCGTGGGTGACGATGACGAGGGTGGTGCCGCTGGTCGCCAGGTCCTTGATGACGGAGAGGACTTCGCCGACGAGCTCGGGGTCGAGGGCGGAGGTCGGCTCGTCGAAGAGGATGACGCCGGGGCGCAGCGCGAGGGCGCGGGCGATGGCCACGCGTTGCTGCTGGCCGCCGGAGAGCTGCCGCGGGTAGGCGCCGGCCTTGTCGGCGAGGCCGACCCGGTCGAGGAGGTCGCGGGCGAGTTCCAGGGCGGCGGGCTTGCCGAGCCTGCCGGTCGCCACCGGGGCGGCGGCCACGTTGTCGAGGACCGTCAGATGCGGGAAGAGGTTGAAGTTCTGGAAGACGAAGCCGATCCTGCCGCGCTGGGTGAGGATGGCCCGCTCGCTCAGCTCCTTGAGCCGGTCGCCCTGCCGGCGTACGCCGATGAGCTCGCCGTCGAGGCTGACGTGGCCGATCTCGGGCTTCTCCAGGTGGTTGACGACCCTGAGCAGGGTGGACTTGCCGGAGCCGGACGGGCCGAGGATCACGGTGACCTCGCCGGGCCGTACGGTCAGGTCGACGCCGTTGAGCACCCGGTGGGCGCCGTACCACTTGTGCACGTCGTGCACCTCCACGGTGGCGCCCGTGCTCAGGAGGCTTTCGGCGGTCATACGGCGGCCTCCCTGCGGACGCGGGCCCTGAGGTCGGTGATGGCGATGCGCAGCTTCTGCAGCGAGGTCGGCGGCAGGGAACGCGTGGCGCCGCGGGCGTAGTACCGCTCGACGTAGAACTGGACGACGGAGACGACGCTGGTGAGGATCAGGTACCAGAC
The DNA window shown above is from Streptomyces chartreusis and carries:
- a CDS encoding NtaA/DmoA family FMN-dependent monooxygenase (This protein belongs to a clade of FMN-dependent monooxygenases, within a broader family of flavin-dependent oxidoreductases, the luciferase-like monooxygenase (LMM) family, some of whose members use coenzyme F420 rather than FMN.); this encodes MTKPLKQIHLAAHFPGVNNTTVWSDPRAGSHIEFSSFAHFARTAERAKFDFLFLAEGLRLREQGGHIYDLDVVGRPDTFTVLAALAAVTEHLGLTGTINSTFNEPYEVARQFASLDHLSGGRSAWNVVTSWDAFTGENFRRGGFLPQDERYSRAKEFLATAGELFDSWHGDEIIADQETGTFLRDAKAGAFVHTGQHFDIHGQFNVPRSPQGRPVVFQAGDSEEGREFAAAEADAIFSRHGTLEAGRAFYTDVKSRMAKYGRRPDQLLILPAATFALADTDAEAEELAREVRRQQVSGATALKHLEFVWNRDLSAYDPEGPLPDIDPDVGDDHISQGRAQVRMYRDPVATAREWRELAAANKWSIRDLVINTGNRQNFVGSPATLATTIDDFVQADASDGFILVPHITPTGLDEFADKVVPLLQERGVFRTEYEGTTLRDHLGLAHPDETPAGRIAS
- a CDS encoding LLM class flavin-dependent oxidoreductase; amino-acid sequence: MSPTPSSALHLAVALDGTGWHPASWREPVARPRDLFTAAYWADLVTEAERGLLDFVTIEDGLGLQSSHFLDPDERTDQVRGRLDAVLVASRVAPLTRHIGLVPTVVSTHTEPFHISKAIATLDHVSTGRAGLRVQLTARPNEAAHFGRRTIARIEAYDSPATQDVVTDLFDETADHVEAVRRLWDSWEDDAEIRDTTTGRFIDRDKLHYIDFEGRHFSVKGPSITPRPPQGQPIVSALAHDTVPYRLVARAADIGYVTPYDADEARAIVAQIRAEQNAAGRAAEPLHVFGDLLVLLDDDPGAATARRERLDELAGQPYTSDALTFAGTPAQLADLLQELQGAGLSGFRLRPAVAGHDLPAITRGLVPELQRRGAFRRAYEADTLRGLLGLARPANRYTAA
- a CDS encoding ABC transporter substrate-binding protein, with amino-acid sequence MPTHLTRRSLIRGITAATAVATLATGLAACGGDSDAATRTNDSAGTVTVGTLSNGAAKEATLKVTEVKSISDQLPDDVRKSGKLVIGSGTLPSGAPPLGFVGSDQKTLTGSEIDLARLVAAVLGLEPEVKRFTWENLFVGIDSGKVNVGFSNITDTEERKQKYEFASYRKDDLAFEALKDSEFAFDGDYEVLAGKTVSVGAGTNQERILLEWKSRLEKEGKKLTVKYFQDSNSTYLALNSGKIDAYFGPSPNLSYHVTQTASTPTPTRIAGQFSGAGASLQGLIAATAKKDSGLAEPLAAAINHLIDNGQYAKWLAAWNLSNEAVSKSEVNPPGLPLDNS
- a CDS encoding amino acid ABC transporter ATP-binding protein; translated protein: MTAESLLSTGATVEVHDVHKWYGAHRVLNGVDLTVRPGEVTVILGPSGSGKSTLLRVVNHLEKPEIGHVSLDGELIGVRRQGDRLKELSERAILTQRGRIGFVFQNFNLFPHLTVLDNVAAAPVATGRLGKPAALELARDLLDRVGLADKAGAYPRQLSGGQQQRVAIARALALRPGVILFDEPTSALDPELVGEVLSVIKDLATSGTTLVIVTHEIGFAREIADRVVFIDGGRIVEQGPPSEVLDKPRHERTRDFLSKVL